A single window of Metallosphaera hakonensis JCM 8857 = DSM 7519 DNA harbors:
- a CDS encoding protein kinase domain-containing protein yields the protein MLLHRVNWDFKREGVKIKVNILITFYWRNQFIEIPVDVDEIEVKFDGVTANCYPTGSTGSYVCRVLTSPGYHVLHVWGSRYQGLWSREVTEGDLNLEFEPELNVALNFVGKTLHVFVRGSQDLDPDIIMGKLDGTLITLRRVGRGHYVSEINKGGVVEVEACYRNDCRKAVITANPTPSLRDWDARLWLNRDLYGYHVVDLLGEGGFSYVLKATSLDRVFALKIPKLTFSPSKGITRNVSDTLGDLFKEQSALLELSEQSPFLVKLEGVHVDKETVRRAMIDPNFYLEYPPMIVMEYMEGGPVTRLVNDDAMFYSDSWKAVVFMMVQRVSSGLLKVHERGYVHCDVKPSNILLDHRPPTTAMELLGELKSRHVNPKLADLGSAVKNGSTPPGATLEYASIEQVNSLFSRGVNWTDDIYSLGATLFYLLTRKYLNEPILADMEKAFSTGKKLNNSLYRKRDFTPLLNSGLDSKVTSFIREMTSERAEDRPSAVKVFNFFSSLL from the coding sequence ATGCTCCTCCACAGGGTGAACTGGGACTTCAAGAGAGAAGGAGTGAAAATCAAGGTAAACATTTTGATAACGTTTTACTGGAGGAATCAGTTTATCGAGATCCCTGTGGACGTTGATGAGATAGAGGTTAAATTCGACGGTGTGACCGCAAACTGCTACCCCACCGGTAGTACGGGAAGTTACGTCTGTAGGGTCCTAACTTCGCCTGGTTATCACGTCCTCCATGTCTGGGGATCGCGGTATCAGGGATTGTGGTCTCGTGAGGTAACCGAGGGAGATCTAAACCTGGAGTTTGAGCCGGAGCTAAATGTGGCCCTGAATTTCGTGGGGAAGACCCTTCATGTTTTCGTGAGAGGTTCCCAGGATCTTGACCCCGACATTATCATGGGGAAACTCGATGGAACTCTCATAACCCTGAGGAGAGTGGGACGAGGACACTACGTTTCTGAAATTAATAAGGGGGGAGTTGTTGAGGTTGAAGCGTGTTATCGTAACGATTGTCGGAAAGCCGTGATCACAGCGAATCCCACCCCAAGCTTAAGGGACTGGGATGCAAGATTATGGCTTAACAGGGACCTCTACGGCTATCATGTTGTTGACCTCCTAGGAGAGGGAGGCTTCAGCTACGTTCTCAAGGCCACCTCTCTAGATAGAGTGTTTGCCTTGAAGATTCCCAAGCTCACCTTCTCCCCCTCTAAGGGTATCACTAGGAACGTCTCGGATACCTTGGGAGACCTCTTCAAGGAACAGAGTGCCCTCTTGGAACTCAGTGAACAATCCCCTTTCCTCGTTAAACTTGAGGGAGTTCATGTGGATAAGGAAACTGTGAGGAGAGCTATGATCGATCCCAACTTTTACCTGGAATATCCTCCAATGATTGTCATGGAGTATATGGAGGGAGGACCTGTGACTCGATTGGTGAACGATGACGCGATGTTTTACTCGGATTCGTGGAAGGCGGTAGTGTTCATGATGGTCCAGAGGGTGTCAAGTGGCCTCCTGAAGGTTCACGAAAGGGGTTACGTTCATTGCGACGTTAAGCCCTCCAACATATTGCTGGATCACAGACCCCCTACAACGGCTATGGAGCTTCTAGGGGAGCTTAAGTCCAGACATGTTAACCCTAAGTTGGCAGATCTGGGATCTGCAGTAAAGAACGGGAGTACCCCACCTGGGGCGACTTTGGAATATGCATCCATAGAACAGGTCAACTCCCTATTTTCGAGGGGAGTGAATTGGACCGACGATATTTACTCCCTGGGGGCCACCCTGTTCTACTTGCTAACAAGGAAGTACCTGAACGAGCCCATCTTGGCCGACATGGAGAAGGCGTTTAGCACGGGGAAGAAATTGAACAATTCCTTATATCGAAAGAGAGATTTCACCCCTCTTCTCAACTCCGGCCTGGACTCCAAGGTAACCTCATTCATAAGGGAAATGACCTCCGAGAGAGCGGAGGATAGGCCTAGCGCTGTGAAAGTCTTCAATTTCTTTAGCTCCTTACTCTAA